The following are from one region of the Myotis daubentonii chromosome 2, mMyoDau2.1, whole genome shotgun sequence genome:
- the PACSIN2 gene encoding protein kinase C and casein kinase substrate in neurons protein 2 isoform X1 — MSVTYDDSVGVEVSSDSFWEVGNYKRTVKRIDDGHRLCSDLMNCLHERARIEKAYAQQLTEWARRWRQLVEKGPQYGTVEKAWMAVMSEAEKVSELHLEVKASLMNEDFEKIKNWQKEAFHKQMMGGFKETKEAEDGFRKAQKPWAKKLKEVEAAKKAYHAACKEEKLAISRESNSKVDPSLNPEQLKKLQDKVEKCKQDVLKTKEKYEKSLKELDQSTPQYMENMEQVFEQCQQFEEKRLRFFREVLLEVQKHLDLSNVSSYKNIYRELEQSLKAADAVEDLRWFRANHGPGMSMNWPQFEEWSADMNRTLSRREKKKPTDGVTLTGINQTGDQALQNKPSSDLSVPSVPTRSAQSLSSYNPFEDEDDTGSTVSEKEDIKAKNVSSYEKTQSYPTDWSDDESNNPFSSTDANGDSNPFDEDATSGTEVRVRALYDYEGQEHDELSFKAGDELTKIEDEDEQGWCKGRLDNGQVGLYPANYVEAIQ; from the exons ATGTCTGTCACTTATGATGATTCCGTTGGAGTAGAAGTGTCCAGCGACAGCTTCTGGGAG GTCGGCAACTACAAGCGGACCGTGAAGCGAATCGACGATGGCCACCGCCTGTGCAGCGACCTCATGAACTGCCTGCATGAGCGGGCGCGCATCGAGAAGGCGTATGCACAGCAGCTCACCGAGTGGGCCCGGCGCTGGAGGCAGCTCGTGGAGAAGG GGCCTCAGTACGGGACGGTGGAGAAGGCCTGGATGGCCGTCATGTCCGAGGCGGAGAAGGTGAGCGAGCTGCACCTGGAGGTGAAGGCCTCCCTGATGAACGAGGACTTCGAGAAGATCAAGAACTGGCAGAAGGAGGCCTTCCACAAGCAGATGATGGGGGGCTTCAAGGAGACCAAAGAAGCCGAGGACGGCTTTCGGAAGGCACAGAAGCCCTGGGCCAAGAAGCTGAAAGAG GTAGAAGCAGCAAAGAAAGCCTACCACGCAGCGTGCAAAGAGGAGAAGTTGGCGATATCGCGAGAGAGCAATAGCAAAGTGGACCCATCCCTGAACCCTGAACAGCTTAAGAAATTGCAAGACAAAGTAGAAAAGTGCAAGCAAGATGTCCTTAAG ACCAAAGAGAAGTACGAGAAGTCCCTGAAGGAGCTGGACCAGAGCACCCCCCAGTACATGGAGAACATGGAGCAGGTGTTCGAGCAGTGCCAGCAGTTTGAGGAGAAGCGCCTGCGCTTCTTCCGGGAAGTTCTGCTCGAGGTTCAGAAGCACCTAGACCTGTCCAATGTGTCCAG ctacAAAAACATTTACCGTGAACTGGAGCAGAGCCTCAAAGCTGCCGACGCGGTGGAGGACCTGAGGTGGTTCAGAGCCAACCACGGGCCGGGCATGTCCATGAACTGGCCGCAGTTTGAG GAGTGGTCTGCAGACATGAATCGGACCCTCAGccggagagagaagaagaagccCACTGACGGCGTCACCCTGACAGGCATCAACCAGACGGGCGACCAGGCTCTGCAGAACAAGCCCAGCAG CGACCTTAGTGTCCCGAGCGTCCCCACACGGTCAGCGCAGTCACTGTCCAGCTACAACCCCTTCGAGGATGAGGACGACACGGGGAGCACCGTCAGTGAGAAGGAGGACATTAAGGCCAAAAA CGTGAGCAGCTACGAGAAGACGCAGAGCTACCCCACTGACTGGTCCGACGACGAGTCTAACAACCCGTTCTCCTCCACGGATGCCAATGGGGACTCCAACCCGTTCGATGAGGACGCCACCTCGGGGACGGAAGTGCGGGTCCGGGCCCTTTACGACTATGAGGGGCAGGAGCATGACGAGCTGAGCTTCAAGGCTG GGGATGAGCTGACCAAGATAGAGGACGAGGATGAGCAGGGCTGGTGCAAGGGACGCTTGGACAATGGACAGGTTGGCCTGTACCCAGCAAATTACGTCGAAGCGATCCAGTGA
- the PACSIN2 gene encoding protein kinase C and casein kinase substrate in neurons protein 2 isoform X2, producing the protein MSVTYDDSVGVEVSSDSFWEVGNYKRTVKRIDDGHRLCSDLMNCLHERARIEKAYAQQLTEWARRWRQLVEKGPQYGTVEKAWMAVMSEAEKVSELHLEVKASLMNEDFEKIKNWQKEAFHKQMMGGFKETKEAEDGFRKAQKPWAKKLKEVEAAKKAYHAACKEEKLAISRESNSKVDPSLNPEQLKKLQDKVEKCKQDVLKTKEKYEKSLKELDQSTPQYMENMEQVFEQCQQFEEKRLRFFREVLLEVQKHLDLSNVSSYKNIYRELEQSLKAADAVEDLRWFRANHGPGMSMNWPQFEEWSADMNRTLSRREKKKPTDGVTLTGINQTGDQALQNKPSSVSSYEKTQSYPTDWSDDESNNPFSSTDANGDSNPFDEDATSGTEVRVRALYDYEGQEHDELSFKAGDELTKIEDEDEQGWCKGRLDNGQVGLYPANYVEAIQ; encoded by the exons ATGTCTGTCACTTATGATGATTCCGTTGGAGTAGAAGTGTCCAGCGACAGCTTCTGGGAG GTCGGCAACTACAAGCGGACCGTGAAGCGAATCGACGATGGCCACCGCCTGTGCAGCGACCTCATGAACTGCCTGCATGAGCGGGCGCGCATCGAGAAGGCGTATGCACAGCAGCTCACCGAGTGGGCCCGGCGCTGGAGGCAGCTCGTGGAGAAGG GGCCTCAGTACGGGACGGTGGAGAAGGCCTGGATGGCCGTCATGTCCGAGGCGGAGAAGGTGAGCGAGCTGCACCTGGAGGTGAAGGCCTCCCTGATGAACGAGGACTTCGAGAAGATCAAGAACTGGCAGAAGGAGGCCTTCCACAAGCAGATGATGGGGGGCTTCAAGGAGACCAAAGAAGCCGAGGACGGCTTTCGGAAGGCACAGAAGCCCTGGGCCAAGAAGCTGAAAGAG GTAGAAGCAGCAAAGAAAGCCTACCACGCAGCGTGCAAAGAGGAGAAGTTGGCGATATCGCGAGAGAGCAATAGCAAAGTGGACCCATCCCTGAACCCTGAACAGCTTAAGAAATTGCAAGACAAAGTAGAAAAGTGCAAGCAAGATGTCCTTAAG ACCAAAGAGAAGTACGAGAAGTCCCTGAAGGAGCTGGACCAGAGCACCCCCCAGTACATGGAGAACATGGAGCAGGTGTTCGAGCAGTGCCAGCAGTTTGAGGAGAAGCGCCTGCGCTTCTTCCGGGAAGTTCTGCTCGAGGTTCAGAAGCACCTAGACCTGTCCAATGTGTCCAG ctacAAAAACATTTACCGTGAACTGGAGCAGAGCCTCAAAGCTGCCGACGCGGTGGAGGACCTGAGGTGGTTCAGAGCCAACCACGGGCCGGGCATGTCCATGAACTGGCCGCAGTTTGAG GAGTGGTCTGCAGACATGAATCGGACCCTCAGccggagagagaagaagaagccCACTGACGGCGTCACCCTGACAGGCATCAACCAGACGGGCGACCAGGCTCTGCAGAACAAGCCCAGCAG CGTGAGCAGCTACGAGAAGACGCAGAGCTACCCCACTGACTGGTCCGACGACGAGTCTAACAACCCGTTCTCCTCCACGGATGCCAATGGGGACTCCAACCCGTTCGATGAGGACGCCACCTCGGGGACGGAAGTGCGGGTCCGGGCCCTTTACGACTATGAGGGGCAGGAGCATGACGAGCTGAGCTTCAAGGCTG GGGATGAGCTGACCAAGATAGAGGACGAGGATGAGCAGGGCTGGTGCAAGGGACGCTTGGACAATGGACAGGTTGGCCTGTACCCAGCAAATTACGTCGAAGCGATCCAGTGA